The stretch of DNA TTTGCATGAAGCCTCCGTAACCGGCACGGGCCGTTGGGTAGGGCCGCAGCCGTCTCCCCGTAAGGAGAGACGGCTCAACTGCCGGAGAAGTTCCTTGTTTTTACCCTGTTTTGCAGACCTCGGGCAACCGGATTCAACGAATGAATGATGAGAAAGCACCTCTGGACGCAGAGGAACTCCGACGGATGCCGATGATTCGGCTTTTGTCGGCGTGCAGGAGCTTTCGCCGCCCTGTAGGGCCAGCGCTGCGCGCTGATCGTGCTTGCCGGATACGGGCTGTCGAGCACTCAGGTGCTCCTGGTTCAACAGCATACTACGGCGTCTTCGCGATGATGTTCGGAATGTTCTTTTTGCGCAACATTTCGTTGAAGCCGGACAGATCCCTGTTGATGAGGCCATCGAGTTCGCTCAAGGTGTTGCGCAACTGGTCTTCCAGCACCTTTTGCACATCAATCTGCTGGCTGGTCGGCTTGAAATCGGCGCTCGCGAGGCCGTTGGCCAGGTAGTTGATCTTCGAAACAAGCTTGGACCCGTAGCGGACGCCGTCCTGGCCCCCCGTGAGGCGTAGGTCGATCAAATTCATCTCGAGGTCGACGAGCTTCTGGTTCAGGTCGTCACCCGCCTTCTTGATCGCCGCATCGTTCATGAGCTTGGCAAGGCCGTCGATCTGGCTGCGCACGATCTCCAGCTTGTTGACCGCATCTGCCGCATTGTTGAGGTCGTTGCGCAGGTCGAAGAGCATGCGCATCTGCGCCTCGATGTCTGCCTCGGTGCCGCCCGAGTTCGGGTCCTTGCGCACCGTGAGCGGCTGTGTCAGCTCGCGCCCGCCGGCCGAGAGCTTCACGGTGTAGGCGCCCGGAGGCGCGAGGATGCTGAGCGCGCCTGCGCCGGGCGCCGGCCGCCACCCGTCCGGGCCGACACGCACCTGTGGTGCGTACATCGGGCTGGTACGAAGACGGATTCCCTTGGTGGGCTCGTAGCGCAGATCCCAGTAAATGCGATTGAGCCCCGCTGTGTTTGTGCCGGTCAGCTGGCGGACGACCTCGCCTTTCTGATTCGCGATCGTGACCGTGACGCCCTCCGACGCCGGACCTTTCAAATAGTAGTTGATCGACGCGCCGTAGCGCGGGTTCTCGCCGATGGTGGGATCGTCGTACGGCGTCGAGGGCGCCGTTATGTTCCGGAACCGGTATGCCGGCCGCGGCACGAACAAATGGACGTCCGAGGCGAGCACCTGCCCGGTGAGCTGTTGCAGCGGCGTGACATCGTCCAGAATCCAGAAGCCGCGCCCATAGGTCGCGATCACCAGATCGTTGAAATGCTCCTGTACCGTAATGCCGTACACCGGGGCATGCGGCAGGTCGTTCTGCAGCGGCTGCCAGTTTTCGCCGTCGTCAAACGACACGTAGATCGCGTTCTCCGTACCCAGGTAGAGCAGCCCGCGTCGCACGGCATCCTCGTAGATCCAGTGCGCGTAGCTGAGCATGCTCTTCGGAATGCCGTTTGTGATGGCCTTGAAGGTCTGGCCGTAGTCGGTCGTCTTATAGACGAACGGATCGCGGTTGTTCATCTGGTGGAAGTCGACGGTGAGATACGCCGTGGCCGCGTCGTAGCGGGACGGCGCGATGCAGCGGATCGAGCCCCACGGCGGCAGATTCGGCAGGTTTTTGGTGATGTTCGTCCAGGTCTTCCCCGCGTCGCGCGTCAGCTGCACGAGGCCATCGTTGGTGCCGATCCAGATGAGCCCGCGTTCCTTCGCCGACTCGGCAATCGCATAGACGACGCCGGCGTACTCGACGCCGATGTTGTCGGGCGTCAGGCCGCCCGAGCTTCCCATCCGGCTCCGGTCGTTGAGCGTGAGATCAGGACTGATGATCTGCCAGGTCTGGCCGCCGTCAGTCGTGCGGTGGACGTACTGGCTGCCGACGTAGAGCGTGTTATGGTCATGCGGCGAGATCTGGAATGGCGCGTCCCACACGAAACGGTACTTGACACCCTCGGCCGGCCCGTTCGACTGGTCGGGCCAGACCTCGACGTTGCGGAACATGCGCCGGTTCTCCTCGAAGCGCACGACGATGCCGCCGACCATGCCCGAGCCGGACGCGGTCGACCAGATGACATTCGAGTCGGTGGGATCGGGCGTCGCCCAGCCGCTCTCGCCGCCGCCCACGGAGTGCCACATGGCGCGCGGAATGCCCGCCCCCACGCGGCTGTTGCTCGGCCCGCGATACGACGGCTCGTCCTGTTTGTTGCCCAGGACGTTGTAGGGAATCTCGTTGTCGGTCGTGACGTGATACATCTGCGCATTGGTCAGCCGCTGCTTAAACCACGCGCGCCCGCGATTGATCGAGATCGACAAGCCCTGATCGTGGCCGACGATCATGCGGTTCGCGTTGGTCGGATCGATCCAGATGTCGTGATGGTCGCCGCCCGGCACCTCGCTGCCAGACAAAACCGTGAGCGTCTGGCCACCATCGATCGACCTGGCGTAGGACGCCGTCAAGTAGTAGGTCTCGTTCTCGTTGTCAGGAGCGACGGCTATACGCGAGTAATAGTGCGCGCGGCCCATGGCCGTGTGGTCGTAGCTCACCACTCTCCAGTTCGCGCCGCCATCGTCGCTGCGAAACACCTGGCCGCTGTCGGTCGGCTGCCCCTTCCACGGCACGCCGTCACCGGTCTCGATGAGGGCGTAGACGCGGTCCGGATTCGAGGCGGCGATGGCAACAACCACCTTGCCCACCGGCCTGGCAGGCAACCCGTGGCCGGTGAGTTTCTTCCACGTCACCCCGCCGTCTCGGGACGCGAACAGGCCGCCACCCGGCCCGCCGCTCTCGCGGCCCCAGGTGTGAATTTCGTGCTGCCACATGCCCGCAAAGAGCAGGCGTGGGTTCTTCGGATCCATGGCGATATCGGAACAGCCCGTGTTCGGGTCGACGAAGAGCACCTTGGTCCAGGTCTGACCGCCGTCGGTCGTGCGGAACACGCCACGATCCGGTTGCGGTCCATAGCCATGGCCCTGCGCACACGCCATGACCACGTTCGGATTCTGGGGATCGATGACGATGCGGGGGATGCGCCCGGTCTGCTCGAGGCCCATCAACGCCCACGTATTGCCGGCATCCATCGATTTATAGATACCCTGGCCGACGGAAATGTGGCTGCGGATGGAGGCTTCGCCGGTGCCGGCCCACACGACGTTGGGGTCGGATTTCGTCACCGCAAGGGCGCCGATCGACGAAACCGGCTGGTCGTCGAAGATGGGCCGCCAGTGAACGCCTCCGTCGAGGGTCTTGTAGATGCCGCCCGAGGCCGCGCCGGCGTAGTAGACATTGGGATCGCCCGGTACGCCGGCGACGGCACTGAACCGGTTACCTTCGGGTCCGATGAATCGCCAATGAAGCTGGCGATATACCTCGGCTCTCGGACCTGCGGCCTGCTGTGCGAAGCCCATCACCAGAAGCGCCGTGACCGAGACAAGTGCCATGCCCAGCACGCATTTCATTGCCCTCGACATGATGACCTCCACGTGGGATGAGGCCGGAGCAAAGCGGTGAGTCCGAACCAAACACAATCTTGGATCGAAGCTTGCCTCTGCCGCCCCCCGGCTTCCAGGTTGTCGTGATGTCAACTCTGCGGGTCGTTCTGGTATCGGCTTAGACCCCGCCACTGGGGATATTACACCCGTGCCTCAACGAGGGTATCCGAATTTGCACAACAGGGCTCGGAGACAGCCTGCGAACATTAGCACCGCTCCCAGCGTGTGGCCCACCGGCTGCATCCAGGCGGCATACCCGGTGAGAAACTCCTCCGGTATATCGGCGATCATCGCGCGCAGCCTTCAGTGCGTCCGCGCTGCGTCCCTGCATCATGGCAGCGTAGGCAAAGAAGTGTTGATTGTGCGCCACATACATTGCGTAAAAGCCGGGTTTCGATTGTTCTTAAGCGTCAGGCCGCGATCGAACGCATGTTGCGCCGCCGGCACGGATGCAGTGATCTTATATGTGTGAGAGCCGAGCGGCACTTCGGCCGGCGCCGGCTCAGCTGTCTCGTTTTGATTTTGCCCGCACGCAAAAACCAGCATGGCAACGGCCGTGGATGCGCACACGGAACCAATTCTGATAGTACAAGGGATTGATCGGAATATGTCCCCCACCCCTATTCAGTTAGTTGGTGGTGTGGAACAAGAGGCTAATCAAGCGCAGGACCCACGAAGCGGACGAAAGGCAGGAAACCTGAATCGTGTTTTCCATTCGTTTCGTGGTTCCAGTTTTGAGTGATTTCCGGCCGAAGCGATGCTATGCTTCTAGAATCAGGCAAAGACGACCCGCTTTCTATTTCCCGTATAGAGTCCGTCCTGGGATGATTTGGAACTGGGAGTCCGGGATGCCTTAGCCGCAACCGATCTGCCTTTGTGCACTTGCGGCGGCTTTTTAGGGCAATCATGAGGAGGCGCTTTATGGAAAGTGCAACCTATGAGTTTTCAGCAGAACAAAATGAAGTGATTCAGAACCTTTCAAAAAAGATGAAGTTCATCGGCATAGTTCTTGTTGTCATAGCAGCGATCTATTTCGCTGCCGGTCTGTTCCCCTTCACGCGGACTGCGTTGCCTGGATGGTATGGCATAGGCAGCATTTGCGCGCATTCAATCGCGGGAGCGCTCTATCTCGCTTTGGGGATTTTTACCATCAAGGCGGCAAACTCCTTCCGCCTCATCGTGCAGACCCAGGGGAACGACATCAAAAACCTGATGGATGCACTTGCATTTCTGCTTAAGAATTACCGGATCCAGTACTGGGTGATTATCGGTGCGCTGATTCTGCTCGTGGCCGCCCTTGGCCTGGTGATCATTATGTACACCTCCCAAGCCTAATATTCCAGACCGGCGCAGCGGCGCAGTTTGTCGAGCACGGCCATATTGCCCAGCGAGTCGGCTTCGGACACTACGGCCGCTGCCCCTTCAAAGACGACTGCAGCCAGGTTGTCGGCCTCCAGCGCGAGCGGTGGCCCGGAAGAATCCACCGTGATCACCTGCTGGGGACTGGATCCCGGCACCGGGGCGGATTCCAGTTTGTTCCCCACATCCATCATGGCAGGCACGGAACTCGACCGCACGAAAACCGCTTCCTTGAGCGGCGGCTTCCACGGAATCGGCACCTCGATGTAACCAAGGGAGCCGCAGATCGATGCGGCGTTGTCCGCGTGCACCGTCAATCCGCAGGTGAAGGTGGCAACCATCCCGTCGGCGAAACGGAGGGCACCCGCCGTTATCTCGTCGATCCCCGCCTGGGACAGTTTCGCGCTCGCCGTTACAGACACCGGCTCGGCGCCGGCGATCAAGCGCGAGAGATTGATGCAGTAGCAGCCCACGTCCATCAACGCACCCCCCGCCATGGCGGGGTCGAAGCGGATGTTTCCCTCCCGGTGGCGGGCACAGAAACAAAAGCTCGAACGGACCAGGAGCGGCCGGCCGATCGTGCCGCCTCGCACCTGCTGGAGCCACGCAGCGGTCAACGGGTGTGCCCGGTACATGAAGGCTTCGATCAGCACCCGCCCGGTCCTTCGCGCCACGTCAAACATCTCCGCGGCCTCCTCGCGATTTGCGGCGATAGGCTTCTCGCACAGCACGTGTTTGCCTGCCCGCAAGGCCCTGATGGTCCACTCGTGGTGCATCGAGTTGGGCAGCGGAATGTAGACGGCATCGATGCCGAGATCGGCCAGCACGGCCTCGTACGAGCCACAGGCCCGGGGCACATGGTTCGCCACGGCAAAGGCGCTCGCCGAGGATGACGCCCGCGAGCCCACTGCCGCCAGCTCGCCGCGCCGAGAATGCGCCATTGCCAGCGCAAACTGCCGTGCGATGTTGCCCGTGCCGAGGATGCCCCAGCGCAGTCTCGCCCTCATGGTAAACTCCCGGGAATGGCCGTCGGCCCATTATACGCCCTTGTTCCCCATTCCCATCGGCGCGGGCAAAACAGGTACCTGTAGCACGGCCGCCCTTACTGCCCTCACGGGATTCGGTCCGCAAATCCGGCTGGACATGCTTGTGTTATGCCTATCAACCGGCGGCATGATAAGGTTGTCGGCAGGACAAAGCTTTGACAGGAGGCACTCATGCGTCGGCAGGCATTGACCCTGATTTCCCTTTTGTTTCTGGCAAACCTCTTCCCAGCCATGGCTCAGCAGTCGTGGTTTTCTGAGGCCCTGGTCCAGAGACGGGAGACACAGCAAGCGTTCCTGTACATCGATCAAAATCAGAACAAGCAAGTCGAGGAATGGATCAAGATCACCGAAATCCCCGCTCCCTCCGGCCACGAACTCCAACGGGCACTGTATATTGAATCGGAGATGAAGAAAGCCGGCCTGGATGAAGTCTACCGCGACGCGGCCGGCAATGTGGTGGGGCGGCTGAAGGGGACCAATGCCGGACCCACGGTGGTCTTCGCAGCCCACATGGACACGGTCCATCCGATCGATACTCCGCTCAAGGTCCGCCGCGAGGGAGACACGCTTTTGGCTCCCGGAGTCTTCGACAACAGCGCCAGCTGCAGCGACATGCTGCAGGCAATTCGGGCCATCAAGTATGCGCAGGCGCGCTTCAAGGGCACCCTGGTTTTTGTCGCAACCGTGCAGGAAGAAGTGGGGCTGAAGGGAATGCGTGCTTTTCTCAACGAAAATCGTGGCAAGGTCGACCTGCTGGTAGCGGTCGACGGTGGCCTGGGGACCATTTCCTACGGTGCATTGGGAATTCACTGGATCAAGTTCTTCTACACCGGTGAAGGGGCGCATACCAACACCAGCCGGGGCAAGCCCAACCCGAATCGCGCCGTCGCCCGGGCCATACTTGCCATTTCTCAAATCTCACTTCCGGAGCCCGATTCGGAATCGACCGCCGTGATCAACATCGGCATCATCGGAGGAGGGAAGGTGATCAATGCCATTTCTCAGGAATCTTTCTTCACCGTAGATCTGCGCTCGACTGACCCTGTCCTGCTCGGGGACTTGGACGCAAGAGTCACGCAGCTGGCACAACAGGCAGCTGGGGAGGAGAAGGTGGGATTTCGCAAGGAGGTGCTCTCGGAAAATCCTGCCGGGGGAACCGCGTCGCAACTCAGGGATCGGCGCAATCATCCGATCGTGCAGACCGGCATCGATGTCGTGAGCTATTTGCTAAAGAAGGACTATCCAAGCGTCAAGGCGAGTGCGGTCGCATCCGGGTCGACGGACGGAAACATCGGAGTGGAAATGGGGATCCCGACCATTGCCGTCGGCCGGACTTTCGGCAAGGACCAACACACCCTGCAGGAATCGGCCGAGATCAAGCCGCTCTTCATTGGAACCAAACAGCTCCTGCTGCTGGCCTTCGCTCTGGGCCAGTTGAAAGAGGACTGAACCATGGGTGTGAAATCCAAACTCCTGTGGCCGGTCGCTGCGGTTTGCGCATCCCGGTCCCGGGCCTCAGCCGCCGTCATTCTGATTTGGACGATGCTCTGGGCCGGACTCGGCAGCCCTGCGAATACCGCGCCGGCGCCCAAAGCAGCTCCAGGCGTGCAGCGTTCCCTGAACGTTAAAAACCTGTTTCCGGCGGCCAGCGCCGACCACGTTTGCCCCGACACGCCGCTGCGCATCACTTTCGCCTCCCCGCCTGCGCTCGGAGAAAGCGGGAAGATCCAGGTGTTTGACACTGATGAGAACAGGCTGGTTGACTCGATCGACATCAGTTCGCGCACGGCCACGCAAGCCATTGGCGGGCTGGAAAACTTCAAGTACTATCCCGTGATCGTTTCAGGCAACGAAGCCTCGATTCACCTCAAGAATGGCTCCCTTGCATACAACAAAACCTACTACATCACCATCGACGCGGGCGTGTTTAGAGGCGGCGCGGATGTCTCTGCCGGCATTGACCGGCCGACAGTGTGGCGTTTCACAACCAAAGCAACCGCCCCCTCCGCCGGTGCCGCCAGGCTGACTGTCGCCGCAGACGGCACCGGCGATTTCTGCACCGTACAGGGTGCGCTCGACTTCGTCCCTGAAGGTAACACCACACCGACCACGGTCTTGATCCGCAGGGGCACCTACATCGAAACCATTTTCTTCACCGACAAGCATGCCATTACGCTGCTCGGCGAGGATCGTAAACAATGCGTCGTCACCTACGCGAACAACGCCAATTTCAACAATGGTGGCGGAAACCCGTTCGCAGGCAGCAATCCCAATCCCAGCGCCGAGCCGCGTGTCGGCGGCAGCATTTACCGCCGCGGCGTCTTCCTGGCCCATCGAGTGAACGATCTCGTCATCGCCAATCTAACCTTCCGCAACACCACGCCGCAGGGCGGGTCGCAAGCGGAGGCCATCATCCTCAACGGCTCTCCCGGCGCCCGCGCGATCCTCAGAGACGTGGATCTCTACAGCTACCAGGATACGCTTCAGATCAACGGTCAGGCTTACCTCAGCAACTGCTACATCGAAGGCGATGTGGACTTCATGTGGGGCACGGGCCCGTGCTTTTTTGAAAACTGCGTATGCCGCTCGCTCCGCTCCGGCGCATGCTACACGCAAATCCGCAATCCGGGCACGAATCACGGCTATGTATTCCTGCGCTGCGTGTTTGACGGCCTGCCGGGCATCAAGGACAACTATCTGTCGCGGATCGATCCGGTGCGCTTCCCCTACAGCGAAATGGTTCTGCTTGAGTGTATCCTCGGAAATGCAGTCGGTCCGGTCGCATGGCAGTTCCAGGGCGCGCCGGGTGCCCCTGCCGCTACTGCATCCAATGTGCATTTTTGGGAATTCAACAGCCATTCCGCCGACGGCAAACCGGTCGACGTGAGCCGGCGCCTCGCCGGCTCTCGGCAGTTGGCGCATCCCGGCGATACTGCCACTATCGCCAATTACAGCAACCCTGCCTTTGTGCTCGGCAATGACTGGAATCCGAAGCGCGCGAATCAGCCAATCGATCCCAGGGGCAGCCCGAAACGCTGAGATGAGTGCCGCCTCTCCTACCGGAACAGCTGCTGCGCGAACTCGTCCAGGTAGTTACGCCAGTTGATCCAGGTATGTGCGCCCGCGCTCTCCTTGAAGATCGGATTGAAACCATGCTTCTTGAGCAGATCCACCGTGCTCCTGGAGGTGGTGATCAATCGATCATCCACTCCTGTGCTGAACCAGATCACCTTCAGGCCCCTTTTCAGGTTGGGATTGTCAAGCACCGCCAGGTGCAGTTGTTCCCATCCACCGCCAGGGGGTGCTGCGGGAGGCGTCGCCCCTCGGGCCGCCCCAAGCCCTCCTCCCATGATTCCGGAACTGAAGACGCCAATGTATGCGAACTTGTCGAGATGCTTGAACGAGATATTAAGCGTCTGGCTCCCGCCCATCGAAAGCCCCGCAATCGCACGGTGCGAGCGGTCGGCCAGGACGCGATAATTCTTCTCTACGAACGGCATGATGTCGCCCACGAAATCATCCAGGAACTCATCGCGCGGCGCGGCCTGCGGAGTGTTTCCGCCCGCTGGAGCGGGGGGCGCAGCCGGGGATCTGGACCCGAACGTCGAAGAGCTGGTATGCCCGGCGGGCATCACGACAACCATCGGCTTGACCTTTTTGGTCGCGATCAGGTTGTCCAGAATGAAACCGGCGCGGCCGACTGATGTCCAGGAATCGTCGCAGTCGCCGGCACCGTGGAGCAGGTAAAACACCGGGTATTTTCCTCGCCCCGCTTCGTACCCCGGCGGAGTGTAAATGTGCATGCGGCGTGTCCTCTGGAGCGCAGTCGAATAATAATGAACCGATGCCACGGCACCGTGCGGCACGTTCATCGTGTCCATGAAGTCTGAACCCGGCACGTAGACCAGGCTCCAGGTGTTGTTGTTGGATTCGCTGGTCGAAGGGTTGCGGGGATCAATCACCGATACGCCGTTCACCGAGAAGTTATAGCGGTACGCGCCCGGTTCGATCGGTCCGATGGTGATCTCCCAAACCCCGTTTCCCCCCTTCGTCATCAGCTGGCCGCCGGGCCCGCCCCCGGAAAGTCCGGGAATATCGCTGCCACGGAGCCCCACATTCTCCCCCTGCGGCGCGAGAATACGAAATACAATGCGCCGGTCCTGCAGGACTTCGGGCGAAACCACCATAGGGGCTTGCTGCGCTGCCCCACGCCCCGGTGCCGGCGTGGCCGCCCCCGATTGTGCGCGCGGCTGCGTTCCCCTCTCTTGAGCTGATCCGGCTGCGGCCGCCAGCGACGCGATCAGAATCGCGGCGGCCGTGATTCCATGGCACAGAAGATTACGAGTCGCCATAAGCACTCCTTCTCATCTACTCACCCCGCTTCCCTCGGATGAGGCATCCTGGATGATTGCCGGCTCGTCATCGGGCGCAGCTACTTGCTTTGCCTGGCTCCGATCCCGACATTCCGTCCTGTCCGGCCGTCCGGGGCGGCAATACGATATCCCGTTCGGGCACGAATTTTTGTGCCGGGCCTATCGACAGTTACGCGGATTTGTCGAAATGCGGAATCGAGGCTCTCGCCGGCAGGGTAGTAACAGATTGTGTATTGATGC from Terriglobia bacterium encodes:
- a CDS encoding esterase produces the protein MATRNLLCHGITAAAILIASLAAAAGSAQERGTQPRAQSGAATPAPGRGAAQQAPMVVSPEVLQDRRIVFRILAPQGENVGLRGSDIPGLSGGGPGGQLMTKGGNGVWEITIGPIEPGAYRYNFSVNGVSVIDPRNPSTSESNNNTWSLVYVPGSDFMDTMNVPHGAVASVHYYSTALQRTRRMHIYTPPGYEAGRGKYPVFYLLHGAGDCDDSWTSVGRAGFILDNLIATKKVKPMVVVMPAGHTSSSTFGSRSPAAPPAPAGGNTPQAAPRDEFLDDFVGDIMPFVEKNYRVLADRSHRAIAGLSMGGSQTLNISFKHLDKFAYIGVFSSGIMGGGLGAARGATPPAAPPGGGWEQLHLAVLDNPNLKRGLKVIWFSTGVDDRLITTSRSTVDLLKKHGFNPIFKESAGAHTWINWRNYLDEFAQQLFR
- a CDS encoding M20/M25/M40 family metallo-hydrolase; amino-acid sequence: MRRQALTLISLLFLANLFPAMAQQSWFSEALVQRRETQQAFLYIDQNQNKQVEEWIKITEIPAPSGHELQRALYIESEMKKAGLDEVYRDAAGNVVGRLKGTNAGPTVVFAAHMDTVHPIDTPLKVRREGDTLLAPGVFDNSASCSDMLQAIRAIKYAQARFKGTLVFVATVQEEVGLKGMRAFLNENRGKVDLLVAVDGGLGTISYGALGIHWIKFFYTGEGAHTNTSRGKPNPNRAVARAILAISQISLPEPDSESTAVINIGIIGGGKVINAISQESFFTVDLRSTDPVLLGDLDARVTQLAQQAAGEEKVGFRKEVLSENPAGGTASQLRDRRNHPIVQTGIDVVSYLLKKDYPSVKASAVASGSTDGNIGVEMGIPTIAVGRTFGKDQHTLQESAEIKPLFIGTKQLLLLAFALGQLKED
- a CDS encoding sialidase → MALVSVTALLVMGFAQQAAGPRAEVYRQLHWRFIGPEGNRFSAVAGVPGDPNVYYAGAASGGIYKTLDGGVHWRPIFDDQPVSSIGALAVTKSDPNVVWAGTGEASIRSHISVGQGIYKSMDAGNTWALMGLEQTGRIPRIVIDPQNPNVVMACAQGHGYGPQPDRGVFRTTDGGQTWTKVLFVDPNTGCSDIAMDPKNPRLLFAGMWQHEIHTWGRESGGPGGGLFASRDGGVTWKKLTGHGLPARPVGKVVVAIAASNPDRVYALIETGDGVPWKGQPTDSGQVFRSDDGGANWRVVSYDHTAMGRAHYYSRIAVAPDNENETYYLTASYARSIDGGQTLTVLSGSEVPGGDHHDIWIDPTNANRMIVGHDQGLSISINRGRAWFKQRLTNAQMYHVTTDNEIPYNVLGNKQDEPSYRGPSNSRVGAGIPRAMWHSVGGGESGWATPDPTDSNVIWSTASGSGMVGGIVVRFEENRRMFRNVEVWPDQSNGPAEGVKYRFVWDAPFQISPHDHNTLYVGSQYVHRTTDGGQTWQIISPDLTLNDRSRMGSSGGLTPDNIGVEYAGVVYAIAESAKERGLIWIGTNDGLVQLTRDAGKTWTNITKNLPNLPPWGSIRCIAPSRYDAATAYLTVDFHQMNNRDPFVYKTTDYGQTFKAITNGIPKSMLSYAHWIYEDAVRRGLLYLGTENAIYVSFDDGENWQPLQNDLPHAPVYGITVQEHFNDLVIATYGRGFWILDDVTPLQQLTGQVLASDVHLFVPRPAYRFRNITAPSTPYDDPTIGENPRYGASINYYLKGPASEGVTVTIANQKGEVVRQLTGTNTAGLNRIYWDLRYEPTKGIRLRTSPMYAPQVRVGPDGWRPAPGAGALSILAPPGAYTVKLSAGGRELTQPLTVRKDPNSGGTEADIEAQMRMLFDLRNDLNNAADAVNKLEIVRSQIDGLAKLMNDAAIKKAGDDLNQKLVDLEMNLIDLRLTGGQDGVRYGSKLVSKINYLANGLASADFKPTSQQIDVQKVLEDQLRNTLSELDGLINRDLSGFNEMLRKKNIPNIIAKTP
- a CDS encoding Gfo/Idh/MocA family oxidoreductase; this translates as MRARLRWGILGTGNIARQFALAMAHSRRGELAAVGSRASSSASAFAVANHVPRACGSYEAVLADLGIDAVYIPLPNSMHHEWTIRALRAGKHVLCEKPIAANREEAAEMFDVARRTGRVLIEAFMYRAHPLTAAWLQQVRGGTIGRPLLVRSSFCFCARHREGNIRFDPAMAGGALMDVGCYCINLSRLIAGAEPVSVTASAKLSQAGIDEITAGALRFADGMVATFTCGLTVHADNAASICGSLGYIEVPIPWKPPLKEAVFVRSSSVPAMMDVGNKLESAPVPGSSPQQVITVDSSGPPLALEADNLAAVVFEGAAAVVSEADSLGNMAVLDKLRRCAGLEY
- a CDS encoding Ig-like domain-containing protein, yielding MGVKSKLLWPVAAVCASRSRASAAVILIWTMLWAGLGSPANTAPAPKAAPGVQRSLNVKNLFPAASADHVCPDTPLRITFASPPALGESGKIQVFDTDENRLVDSIDISSRTATQAIGGLENFKYYPVIVSGNEASIHLKNGSLAYNKTYYITIDAGVFRGGADVSAGIDRPTVWRFTTKATAPSAGAARLTVAADGTGDFCTVQGALDFVPEGNTTPTTVLIRRGTYIETIFFTDKHAITLLGEDRKQCVVTYANNANFNNGGGNPFAGSNPNPSAEPRVGGSIYRRGVFLAHRVNDLVIANLTFRNTTPQGGSQAEAIILNGSPGARAILRDVDLYSYQDTLQINGQAYLSNCYIEGDVDFMWGTGPCFFENCVCRSLRSGACYTQIRNPGTNHGYVFLRCVFDGLPGIKDNYLSRIDPVRFPYSEMVLLECILGNAVGPVAWQFQGAPGAPAATASNVHFWEFNSHSADGKPVDVSRRLAGSRQLAHPGDTATIANYSNPAFVLGNDWNPKRANQPIDPRGSPKR